The DNA window AGTGGGAGCACACCTACGAACCGTCGGGGTCGCACGAGGTCGTCGTCAGAGCGACGGACGGGGAGGGAAATCTACAGTCCGCAAACGAGACGGAAGCCTATCCGAACGGCGCGTCCGGGTGGGTGTCGGAGCGTATCGAGCCGTAGATATATCTGGCTGCATGACCCTCTCCCAAGTGACCGTTCGATGGACAAGGCGCTCTGGTACCTACTCACGGCGACGCGCGGCGGCGAGAACCGCGCGCGCATCATTCGCGCCCTCTCGGAGCGCCCACGGAACGCGAACCAGCTGGCGGAATCGCTCGACGTGGAGTACAAGACGGTTCGACACCACCTCGACATGCTCGTTGACCACGGCGTCGTCGAGCCCGGTGACAACGAGTACGGGAAACTCTACTTTCTCACCGACCGGTTCGAACACCATCGGGACGCGTTCGAGGAGATAATGGAGCAGATAGAATGAACTCGATACAACTCGCAAGCGGACTCGCGGTCGTGAACATCCTCCTGCTGGCAGTGTTGGTTGCCGTTTGGGTACGAAGCTATCTGAAGTTCCGCACCTCGCTCGTCCTCGGCCTGCTTGCCTTCGCCCTCGTGATGCTCGCCGAGAACGCCGTCGCCATCTACTACTTCTTCGGCATGAAGATGTTCTACTCCGGCGACCCGGCGGTTCAGCAGGCCGTGCTGGTGCTCCGCGCGCTCCAACTCGTCGCGCTCGTGTTCCTGACGTGGGTGACGGTGAAGTAGCGGGGACGCGGAATCGAGAAGAACGGAGAGAAGAACGGAGAGAAGAGCAGGAAGAGCGGGAGAAACGGAAAATCGGCTAGTTCCTTCGGATGCTATTTACGAGCACTCGCTCCAGCCACACGACTCGCAGGTCTTGCAGCCTTCCGAGAAGTACAGCGAGAGGGAGCCACACTCGGGACACTCGGGGCTTTCGCCCGCGTCGATGAGCGACTGCGAGGCGTCCTTTTGCGTCTCCGTCTCCACCGCACCGCCGTCGGCTTCGGTGTCGTCGGCCGTCTCTTCGAGCGTCTTCTGTTGCGGGTAGGATGCCTTCTCGATTTCGCCGTCGAGGTAGCGCCGCATGGCGACGCCGATGGCGTCCGGGATGGAGTTGATCTGCTCGCCCTTGTCCCACGCGACCTTCGGACTGCGGATGCCCTGCAGGTCGGAGGCGATTTCGTTCGGGTCAACGCCGCTGCGGAGCGCGTAGCTGATGACCTTCGCCAACGCTTCCGTGAAGGAGTTGGTGAACCCGCCGGAGTTGCCGATGGTGGCGAACAGTTCGAACGGTTCGCCGTTCTCGTCCTCGTTGATGTTGATGTACATCTTGCCGTAGCCGGTGTCCACGCGTTGAGTCACGCCGTGGAGCACGTCGGGCCGGGGACGCTCTTGGGCGTACGCGCCGCCCGTGACGCCCTCGCCCACGAGGTCGTCGAGTTCGGTGCCGAGCGCGGTCTGCACGTCCTCGTTCTCGATGAAGCCTTCGACGCCGCCGAAGACCTCCTCTATCTGCTCGACGATGGTTTCCGCCGCCTCCTCCTCGTCGGCGAACTCGGCGTTGTCGGCGCGCGTGGTGAGCACCTGCTTCGAGCGCGTGCCGTCGCGGTAGACCGTGACGCCCTTGCCGCCGTGGTCGTAGATGTAGCGGTACACCTCGTCCATGTCCTCCTTGCTGGCGGAGTTCGGGAAGTTGCAGGTCTTCGAGATGGCCGAGTCAACGCCCTGCTGACAGGAACACTGCACCGCGGCGTGTTGCTTGCCGGTGAGGTCGCCCGTCACGACGAACAGTTCGCCGATGGCGTCCGGGACGGTTTCCAGCCCTTCGACGCCGGAGAACTCGTTGTTCGCCATCTGCGTCTGGGCCTCTTCTTTCACCGCGTCCACGTCGATGTCGTTCGCCTCCAGCGTGCGGAGGAAGTAGTCGTCGAACTCGACGAGCATCTCGTCGCCCTGCACGTCGTCGGAGACGTTCTTGTAGTAGGCGACGTTGTAAATCGGCTCACAGCCACCCGTGGTGTTGCCGACCATCGAGGTGGTGCCCGTCGGCGCGATGGTGGTCGTGTTGTGGTTGCGGACTGCAAAGCCGTCCTTCCACTTCTCGGCGTCGAGGCCGGTCTGCTTTTCGAACCACTCGGCGTACTCGGTCGGGTTCGCGTACTTCGAGTCCTCCCAGTCGTTGAACGACCCGCGCTCCTCGGCGAGTTCGTGGGAGGCCCACTTGGACTCGTGGTTGATGTGGGTCATCAACTGCTTTGCAATCTCGTTGCCCTCCTCGCTGCCGTAGCGGACGCCGAGTTGGATGTACAGCTGGGCCAGTCCCATGATTCCCAGTCCGATTTTGCGCATGTCCCGGACCTTCTGTTCTATCTTCTCGACCGGGAAGTCGGACATCGTGACGACGTTTTCGAGGAAGCGGGTGCCGTACTCGATGCGGTGGTCGAACTCCTCCCAGTCGATGCCCTCGCGGAGGAAGGCGTCGACGGCCTCCGAGAGCGACCCGTAGTTGTCGCCGTTCTCGTCGTACCAGACGCGCCAGTCGGGGGCGTCGAGGTCGGCGAGCGTCGAGAGGTTGATGTGGCCGAGGTTGCAAGCTTCGTACTCTTCGAGCGGCTGTTCGCCGCACGGGTTCGTCGCCAGAATCCGGTGGTCCGGGTGTTTCTCGACGTCGAAGGAGTGTTGCTTGTTCACCCGTTCGAGGTAGATGATTCCGGGTTCGCCGTTCTCCCACGCGCCCTCAACGATGCGGTCCCAGAGGACCTTCGCCGGGATGGAGAGCACTTCGCCGGGCGTAACGTAGTCGCCGAGGCCAAACATGTCGTACATCTCCTTCGTGTGTTCGGTGGCGACGTGCGGTTCCTCCGTCCGCGGGTTGGTGAAGACGAACTCCTCGTCGTTGTACAGCGCCTCCATGAAGTCGTCGGTCACGCCGACCGAGATGTTGAAGTTCGAGAGGTGTCCCTCGGCGGCGTTGCGGAGGTGTTTCGGGACGCGTCCGTCGTCGTCGATGAGTTCGCGGGCCTCTTCGAGCGCCTCCTTGAACGACGTGTGCGTGTAGTCGTCGGGGTCGTTCAGGCGGAGCGTGTTGGCGAGGCTCACGTCCTTGTTCTTCGCGTGGATGAACTGGATGACGTCCGGGTGCGAGACGCGCATGACGCCCATCTGTGCGCCGCGCCGGGCACCGCCCTGCGCGATGGTCTCGCACATCTGGTCGTACGTGCGCATGAAGGTGATCGGACCGGAGGCGATGCCGCCCGTCGAACCCACCGCGTCGCCGTACGGCCGGAGTCGCCAGAAGGCGTAGCCCATGCCGCCGCCGGACTGGAACACCTCGGCGGCCTCCTTGGCCGTCTGGTGGATGTCCGTGATGTCGTCGCCGGGCGAGTCGACGAAACACGCCGAAAGCTGCTGGAGTTCGTCGCCCGCGTTCATCAGCGTCGGCGAGTTGGGGATGAACGAGAGCCCTTCCATCAGGTCGCCGAACTCATCCCGGACGGACTCCACGTGGTCGCGGATGTCGTCGGGGAGTTCGGGGACGACCGTCTCGTAGGCGAACTTGTTGACGTTGTAGACCGAAAGCGTCGTTTCGGCGTCGTCTGCCGCCGTTGTCCCTTTACCGAACACTTCGGCCGCGAGTTCGTCGCGCCGGGGGTGGTCGGGTTTCAACTGTTCGGGCGTGACGGTGAGTTCGACGCCCTGCTTTTCGGCCTCGTAGACGGCCTCGGCGAGCGCGATGTTCTTCGCCACGCGCGGGAACAAGTCGTCCTGTGATTCGACCAGTTCGCCCTCCGCGTTCTTCCGGAGATACCGGGCCGGAAGGATGTTCTGATAGGCGTTGCCCGTCATCCGGTCTTCGAGGGTGTCGCCCTCGGTTCGCTTGACCGGGAGGGTTACGTCGTCGGCGTCCGCCTCGTGCGCGCCGCTCATGTGCGCGCCACCACCGTTCGTTCGTTACTCTGCACGTCGATTCTCACTTGGTTTCGCACGTAGACCCGTTTCATTCGTGACGAAGAATCCATTTACCCCAACCCCAATTAAGTTTACTTTCTTTATTTCAAGTGTAGTTGGATAGTGATGCCTCTGCGAATTTTCTTCGGCCTATCCACTAGTAAGGCGCGGAGGAATATAAGAGTGTTCAGACCGGAGCGAAAGTGACCGGAATGCCGAACATTCCCGCGGTAATGTCCCGTTACTCGGGTCACGTCGGCCGATTTTCGGTCGCTCGGGAATCGACACCACCGATACGTTTACGATTCAGTAGGGAGTCATTTCTCGCATGCTTCCCCTCGCCATCGAACCCGTCGGAATCGTGGTGGCCGTTATCGCGGTCATCCTCCTCATCGCCGCCATCCGATTCGCCATCAGCATCCTCTTTCGCGTCGTCATCGTCGGCGTCCTCGTTGCCGCCGCACTCTACGCGGCGGGCGTACTGACGATATAAGACGCGAAGAAGTTCCCAATTAGCTCCCGGCCGCACGCCGTGAGAACGCTCTCGGGGTGGAACTGCACGCACTCGATGGGGTACTCGCGGTGGCGAATCCCCATCACGAGTTCCGTCCCGTCGTGGGTCGTCGTCGCGCTCACCTCGAACGGGTCGGGGACGCTCGTCGTCACGAGCGAGTGGTACCGTCCGGCCCGGAAGCCCTGCTCGATTCCCTCGAAAACCCCCTTCTCGTCGTGTTCGACGGGGAACGCCTTGCCGTGAACCGGTTCGGGTGCCCTCCCGATTTCACCGCCGTACTCGTGGATCGCGGCTTCCAGTCCGAGACAGACGCCGAGCGTCGGGATGTCGGACGAGAGTTCGCGGAGCACGGCCGCCGTGACACCCACGTCGCGCTCGTTCGCGGGATGGCCCGGCCCCGGACTGATGACGATGGCGTCGGGGTCGAAGTCGCGGATGTCGTCCAGCGAGGCCGTGTTCTTGACGACTTTCGTCTCGAACGCCGCGCCGCTGGCCCGGAGCGCGTCCTCGGTGTACTCCACGAGGTTGTACGTGAACGAATCGTAGTTGTCCACGAACAGCACGCGAGTCATTTCGGCACCTCCGCGAGTTCCGTCTCCGGCGGTTGTTCGAGGGCCTCCAGCGCGGCGAGCACGCCGCCCATCTTCTGTTCGGTCTCCTCGAACTCGGCGGTCGGGTCGCTGTCGGCGACGATTCCCGCCCCCGCCTGCACCGTGATTTCGTCCGTCGGTCCGTGCGAGACGGTCGCCGTCCTGATGGCGATGGCGAAGTCGGCGTCGCCCGTCCACGAGACGTAACCGACGCCGCCGCCGTAGACGCCGCGGGGGGTCCGTTCGAGGTCGTCGATTATCTCCATCGCCCTGATTTTGGGTGCTCCCGTCAGCGTCCCCGCGGGGAACGAGGCGCGCACCGCGTCGAAGGCGTCGCGGTTCTCGGCCAGCGTTCCCGTCACGGTGCTCTCGATGTGCTGGACGTGGCTGTATTTGATGACGTTCATGAACTCCTCGACGCGGACGCTCCCCGACTCGGCGACCCGGCGCACGTCGTTTCGCGCCAAATCGACGAGCATGGCGTGTTCCGAGCGCTCCTTTTCGTCGGCGAGGAGTTCGCCCGCGAGACGGCGGTCCTCCATCGGACTCCCGCCGCGGGGGCAGGTTCCG is part of the Haladaptatus paucihalophilus DX253 genome and encodes:
- a CDS encoding ArsR/SmtB family transcription factor, whose amino-acid sequence is MDKALWYLLTATRGGENRARIIRALSERPRNANQLAESLDVEYKTVRHHLDMLVDHGVVEPGDNEYGKLYFLTDRFEHHRDAFEEIMEQIE
- a CDS encoding adenosylcobalamin-dependent ribonucleoside-diphosphate reductase, which produces MSGAHEADADDVTLPVKRTEGDTLEDRMTGNAYQNILPARYLRKNAEGELVESQDDLFPRVAKNIALAEAVYEAEKQGVELTVTPEQLKPDHPRRDELAAEVFGKGTTAADDAETTLSVYNVNKFAYETVVPELPDDIRDHVESVRDEFGDLMEGLSFIPNSPTLMNAGDELQQLSACFVDSPGDDITDIHQTAKEAAEVFQSGGGMGYAFWRLRPYGDAVGSTGGIASGPITFMRTYDQMCETIAQGGARRGAQMGVMRVSHPDVIQFIHAKNKDVSLANTLRLNDPDDYTHTSFKEALEEARELIDDDGRVPKHLRNAAEGHLSNFNISVGVTDDFMEALYNDEEFVFTNPRTEEPHVATEHTKEMYDMFGLGDYVTPGEVLSIPAKVLWDRIVEGAWENGEPGIIYLERVNKQHSFDVEKHPDHRILATNPCGEQPLEEYEACNLGHINLSTLADLDAPDWRVWYDENGDNYGSLSEAVDAFLREGIDWEEFDHRIEYGTRFLENVVTMSDFPVEKIEQKVRDMRKIGLGIMGLAQLYIQLGVRYGSEEGNEIAKQLMTHINHESKWASHELAEERGSFNDWEDSKYANPTEYAEWFEKQTGLDAEKWKDGFAVRNHNTTTIAPTGTTSMVGNTTGGCEPIYNVAYYKNVSDDVQGDEMLVEFDDYFLRTLEANDIDVDAVKEEAQTQMANNEFSGVEGLETVPDAIGELFVVTGDLTGKQHAAVQCSCQQGVDSAISKTCNFPNSASKEDMDEVYRYIYDHGGKGVTVYRDGTRSKQVLTTRADNAEFADEEEAAETIVEQIEEVFGGVEGFIENEDVQTALGTELDDLVGEGVTGGAYAQERPRPDVLHGVTQRVDTGYGKMYININEDENGEPFELFATIGNSGGFTNSFTEALAKVISYALRSGVDPNEIASDLQGIRSPKVAWDKGEQINSIPDAIGVAMRRYLDGEIEKASYPQQKTLEETADDTEADGGAVETETQKDASQSLIDAGESPECPECGSLSLYFSEGCKTCESCGWSECS
- the trpG gene encoding anthranilate synthase component II produces the protein MTRVLFVDNYDSFTYNLVEYTEDALRASGAAFETKVVKNTASLDDIRDFDPDAIVISPGPGHPANERDVGVTAAVLRELSSDIPTLGVCLGLEAAIHEYGGEIGRAPEPVHGKAFPVEHDEKGVFEGIEQGFRAGRYHSLVTTSVPDPFEVSATTTHDGTELVMGIRHREYPIECVQFHPESVLTACGRELIGNFFASYIVSTPAA